In the Gossypium raimondii isolate GPD5lz chromosome 9, ASM2569854v1, whole genome shotgun sequence genome, one interval contains:
- the LOC105800105 gene encoding zinc finger BED domain-containing protein RICESLEEPER 2-like has product MLCLDVCTRWNLTYLMLDTAQNFKRAFERFEEQDTNFRAELERGEGWPSVDDWDNVRNLRDFLEHFYEVTLRISGTSYVTSNNFFDEFSEIDILLRDAQLNSNIDFNVMAIKTKEKYDKYWGDIDKMNLLMFVACVLDPRQKLKYLEFALSEMSSSEKACEMMQKLKESLYELFDEYKPPLHSTCCQSSVSTHVYIAEANEEFVEDFDILLWWKVNSPRFPTLSKIARDVLAIPISTVTSESAFSTGGRVLDQYRSSLTPKIVQALVCTQDWIRRSSSQEDIKKIEEQIQELDKSENGLIQMEIFWRDEMDVNGEY; this is encoded by the exons ATGTTGTGTCTTGATGTTTGTACCAGGTGGAACTTGACCTACTTAATGTTAGACACTGCTCAGAACTTTAAGAGAGCttttgagagatttgaggagcaaGATACAAACTTTAGGGCTGAACTTGAAAGGGGAGAGGGTTGGCCTAGTGTGGATGATTGGGATAATGTTAGAAACTTGAGGGATTTCTTGGAACACTTTTATGAAGTCACTTTGCGTATATCTGGCACTTCATATGTCACgtccaataatttttttgatgagttttccgaaattgatattcttttacGAGATGCTCAGTTAAATAGTAATATTGATTTCAATGTTATGGCCATCAAAACGAAAGAGAAGTATGATAAGTATTGGGGTGATATTGATAAGATGAATTTGCTTATGTTTGTTGCTTGTGTTTTAGATCCTAGACAAAAACTAAAGTATCTTGAATTTGCACTTAGTGAAATGTCTAGTTCTGAAAAAGCTTGTGAAATGATGCAAAAGTTGAAGGAATCTTTGTATGAATTGTTTGATgagtataagcctccacttcATAGTACTTGTTGCCAATCGAGTGTGTCAACACATGTTTACATTG CTGAGGCTAATGAAGAATTTGttgaagattttgatattttattgtggTGGAAAGTGAACAGTCCTAGATTTCCCACTCTTTCAAAAATTGCCAGAGATGTGTTAGCTATACCGATTTCTACGGTTACTTCAGAGTCTGCATTTAGCACCGGGGGACGTGTGCTTGATCAATATAGGAGttctttaactcctaaaattgtaCAAGCTCTTGTGTGTACTCAAGATTGGATTCGAAGATCATCATCACAAGAAGAcataaaaaagattgaagaacAAATCCAAGAGCTTGACAAGAgtgaaaatg gtttaatacAAATGGAGATATTTTGGAGAGATGAAATGGATGTAAATGGAGAATATTAA